The Nocardia sp. NBC_01329 sequence TCTGCCGCCGAGGGCACTTCCGCGGTGGGTGCCTCCACCGCCGCCGCGCATATCGGCACCTGCGCCGCCCGAGACAGCTGGGCGACCAGCTCGACGAGTGCCTCCCCGGCCAGGATTTCGGACGGCAGCAGCACCGTGCCACCGTCCACGCTCAGCAGCGACAGTGCCGAATCATCGCATCGGGTCGCCAGCTCGGCCTGGACCCGGCGCAGTTTGCGCCGCGCCACCACTTTGCCGTCGAGCGCGGGCACCGCTTCGTCCGGGTGCGCCGGAATGGCCATCGCGAGGACGGTGTAGGCGGCGGCGATCTCGATACCGCATTCACGGGCCATCGTCGAGGTACTGTGCCCGCCCAGCAGTGCGGAGGTCAGCGTATGGACGGCAGTGTGGTGTTCGCTCACCACCGAGCGTAGTTCGCGGACATAGGCCATGGAGATGCAGACGGTCATCTTGTCCAGCATCTCGACGACCAGTTTCGCGCCGTCGACCAGTGCCGAATAGTCGGTGACCGTGGCGTTGGACACCACCAGGTCCAGGCCGAGCCGGAAGCCCTCGTGGACGGCGTGGTGAATGGTGTCGATCGGAACCCCCTCGCGCGCCCAGCCGGCCGCGGCGTTCTCCAGCCGCCGCGTCTTCTCCGGGATGTCCTTACCGTCGAGCATGCTGACCGCGAGTTCGAGACAGGTGCGGGTGATGGTGGTGACATCACCGTGGATCGCGTCGCCGGGCAGGGTGCCGCACGGAACCACGTTCTCCACGAAATGGCCCACCATCCGCCGAGACAGTTTGCGCACGTCCTGTAGCGGGGCCGACATGGGTCGGCC is a genomic window containing:
- a CDS encoding PucR family transcriptional regulator; this translates as MTVDSTRTKLTLSGRPMSAPLQDVRKLSRRMVGHFVENVVPCGTLPGDAIHGDVTTITRTCLELAVSMLDGKDIPEKTRRLENAAAGWAREGVPIDTIHHAVHEGFRLGLDLVVSNATVTDYSALVDGAKLVVEMLDKMTVCISMAYVRELRSVVSEHHTAVHTLTSALLGGHSTSTMARECGIEIAAAYTVLAMAIPAHPDEAVPALDGKVVARRKLRRVQAELATRCDDSALSLLSVDGGTVLLPSEILAGEALVELVAQLSRAAQVPICAAAVEAPTAEVPSAADQAHELLDMVQRLDCVPGLYRFDDMALEYQLTRPGPGREYLGSLLDPLDDHPELLETLQRHISNNLNRQRTARLMHIHTNTIDYRLKRVAQLTGFDPTQPSGLWYLRSALVARSYRAS